From Enterococcus mundtii, the proteins below share one genomic window:
- a CDS encoding ComE operon protein 2: protein MSNERIPWDQYFMAQAVLLSLRSTCTRLEVGATLVREKRIIAGGYNGAVSGDVHCIDEGCYVVNGHCLRTIHAEMNALLQCAKLGVPTEGAEIYVTHFPCLACTKALLQAGIRKIHYLHDYRNDPYAQSLITQLGASVHQVNLDMKYFAKLQQESTGELD, encoded by the coding sequence ATGAGCAATGAACGAATTCCTTGGGATCAGTATTTTATGGCACAAGCCGTATTATTATCATTAAGAAGTACATGTACACGATTAGAAGTAGGTGCCACATTAGTTAGAGAGAAACGAATCATTGCGGGTGGTTATAACGGCGCAGTGAGTGGGGATGTTCATTGTATCGACGAAGGTTGCTATGTCGTGAATGGTCACTGTTTACGAACGATCCATGCAGAAATGAATGCGTTACTCCAATGTGCAAAACTCGGAGTCCCTACAGAAGGGGCAGAGATCTATGTCACCCATTTTCCATGTTTGGCCTGTACAAAAGCATTGCTTCAAGCTGGAATCAGGAAAATCCATTACTTGCATGATTATCGCAATGACCCTTATGCACAGTCATTGATTACCCAATTAGGTGCATCCGTCCATCAAGTCAATTTAGATATGAAATATTTTGCTAAACTTCAACAAGAATCAACAGGTGAACTTGATTAA
- a CDS encoding DNA internalization-related competence protein ComEC/Rec2, which yields MNLIKQFGEQVRNYLILPAMSSVILCFVYYKEHDLSRLIVAGLFLLVLFKHKQAVIYLCCFCSLAVWFACLRSELPSIDHTRTTEEFLLMTDTIQRNGDWLTVEARRISTKQKVQLSYQAKTKAEAQQWEDFRGYPIELRVTGSYQTPGSLRNRYAFDTVNYLKGSRISGQFHGKDFQVLPSTRRGVTRFRDLRGKAINYVKKRYPKKIGMYMNALLFGYRDASFREAETIFKATGLLHLFAVSGMHVHFYLGFLYYVFRRSDCPLSVTILPLTLLTGIYILLAGGSFSVVRAGSFFILKLVLKLTSIKLSTLDCFSLNLWLLLLFDPLILLQMGAQLSIWMSLLFMTFSHASKGWSNRLFYLFQTSAIQLPLSAWYFYEWSFLGGLFTTLGIPLFQYVLLPGMIILFLAGSIIPQALFEILESCLVHFEDFLSYFDFSTLTIGQPAFYFVMLSIIVFLLLFESETILPWKKIIYSSLILISYFLIPLLDASTTITFIDVGQGDSILLKSPMKQDVILIDTGGRLNVETEAWQQRITRPYAENNIVPYLKGQGITTITKLFLTHNDTDHIGELETLSSHFTIEEIYIGWGAATEPKFRERLIKISQLGTKIIEVRQGDRISAYFDLYVLMPSKKGQGKNEDSVVLWFTYKKQRFLLLGDLDQEGEIEMLNAYPRLRAEVVKLGHHGSRSSSHPMFLAALQPKMGILSNGLDNRYGHPHPEVLNTLENLESTIYRTDKNGAITFYWHPVWTKNGRLQKMID from the coding sequence GTGAACTTGATTAAACAATTTGGCGAACAAGTTCGTAATTACTTGATTTTACCAGCAATGTCTTCGGTCATTTTATGTTTCGTTTACTATAAGGAGCATGATCTGTCTCGCTTGATCGTTGCTGGTCTTTTTCTTCTGGTTCTATTCAAACACAAGCAAGCGGTGATCTATCTTTGTTGTTTTTGCAGTCTGGCAGTTTGGTTTGCTTGTCTTCGTTCAGAGCTTCCCTCGATTGATCACACAAGAACAACTGAAGAGTTTCTATTGATGACCGATACGATTCAACGGAATGGCGATTGGTTGACTGTAGAAGCACGCAGAATCTCAACGAAACAAAAAGTCCAGCTAAGTTATCAAGCCAAAACAAAAGCAGAAGCACAACAATGGGAGGACTTTCGAGGGTATCCGATCGAACTTCGAGTAACTGGCAGTTATCAGACACCCGGATCGTTGCGCAATCGTTATGCATTTGATACGGTCAATTATCTGAAGGGATCACGAATCAGTGGTCAGTTCCATGGAAAGGATTTTCAAGTCCTGCCTTCTACAAGGCGAGGGGTGACTCGATTTCGTGACCTCCGTGGAAAAGCAATCAATTATGTAAAAAAACGATATCCTAAAAAAATAGGGATGTATATGAACGCGTTGCTTTTCGGTTATCGTGATGCTTCTTTTCGCGAAGCCGAAACAATTTTTAAAGCAACTGGATTACTGCATCTATTCGCAGTTTCTGGGATGCATGTCCATTTTTATTTAGGTTTTTTATATTATGTTTTTCGACGAAGTGACTGTCCTTTGTCTGTTACGATTCTTCCGCTGACATTGCTTACAGGGATTTATATCCTATTAGCTGGCGGCTCATTTTCAGTGGTTAGAGCAGGCAGTTTCTTTATTTTGAAGCTTGTACTCAAATTGACATCAATCAAACTATCTACGCTGGATTGTTTTTCTTTGAATCTATGGTTGCTTTTATTGTTCGATCCGTTGATCCTGCTTCAAATGGGTGCGCAATTAAGTATATGGATGAGTTTATTATTTATGACATTTTCTCACGCATCAAAAGGTTGGAGCAATCGTTTATTCTACCTATTCCAAACAAGTGCAATCCAATTACCTTTAAGTGCTTGGTATTTCTATGAATGGTCGTTTTTAGGTGGCTTATTCACAACACTAGGCATTCCATTATTCCAATACGTCCTTCTTCCAGGGATGATCATTCTCTTTTTAGCAGGCAGCATCATTCCACAGGCCTTATTTGAAATCCTCGAATCTTGTTTGGTTCACTTTGAAGACTTCCTCTCTTATTTTGATTTCTCCACACTGACCATCGGGCAACCCGCTTTTTATTTTGTTATGTTGAGTATCATCGTCTTCTTACTCTTGTTTGAGAGCGAAACGATTCTGCCATGGAAAAAAATCATTTATTCATCACTAATCCTCATCAGTTATTTCTTGATACCATTACTTGATGCTTCGACTACGATTACCTTTATCGATGTCGGACAAGGCGACAGTATCCTACTAAAAAGTCCGATGAAACAAGATGTGATTTTAATCGATACTGGGGGCAGATTAAATGTTGAAACAGAAGCGTGGCAGCAACGTATTACTCGTCCTTATGCAGAAAATAATATCGTTCCATATTTAAAAGGACAAGGGATCACCACGATCACAAAACTATTTCTCACACATAACGACACTGATCATATCGGGGAATTGGAAACACTCTCGTCACATTTTACCATCGAAGAAATATACATTGGTTGGGGAGCTGCCACAGAGCCAAAGTTTCGTGAACGATTGATAAAAATTAGTCAGTTAGGAACCAAGATCATAGAAGTCAGGCAAGGGGATCGAATATCTGCCTACTTTGACTTGTACGTCTTGATGCCAAGTAAAAAAGGGCAAGGGAAAAATGAAGATTCAGTGGTTCTTTGGTTCACCTATAAGAAGCAGCGCTTTTTGTTACTGGGTGATTTGGATCAAGAAGGGGAAATCGAGATGTTGAATGCTTACCCAAGGCTAAGGGCGGAGGTCGTGAAACTAGGACATCATGGGAGTCGTAGTTCGAGTCATCCAATGTTCTTGGCTGCTTTA